In Elaeis guineensis isolate ETL-2024a chromosome 1, EG11, whole genome shotgun sequence, a genomic segment contains:
- the LOC105035637 gene encoding protein phosphatase 2C 32 isoform X4, which yields MGNSTSRVVGCFVPLGNGKEGVNLEFLEPLDEGLGHSFCYVRPMIVDSPAITPSNSERYTVDSCILDSETHSGSFRQEIVEDLAAGVQRVNKNFSETFFKTISGASVSANASTARTGNPKMLLSGDAQEPAASFESTASFAAIPLQPVPRGSGPLNGFMSGPLERGFASGPLERGAGFMSGPLDKAAFMSGPLDSADRSNFSAPLAYGRRRPGFGRLMRSMSRPMKSALSKTFTRRSQGHPGWMQRFLLHPMTQLVWHSKEAKFRPEAPRSCVEVGPSEPEYSNTRNLQWAHGKAGEDRVHVVLSEEQGWLFVGIYDGFSGPDAPDFLMSNLYKSIDKELEGLLWDYEDKPGKSVPSSGLIENDGVGVSSEFVKEECVGSQLQHDDLEKQGENPSQAHDGCSKKQCNDGVVPIQSNEDATGLETTVKNGSGEAFMEADEIVEEKDGYKDNGWLQSEAGQECSANMGDRNSETASHVNAPESEASCVAATKLASQCRKSKRLYELLQMELLEDYGSNEPWLGSEIWKKRSSWDLQSSASEDLSTRESLPMAQPVSCSSSIKGESSGHVEDAGSPRESEGVLGKDSRDSKHRSVASFSALGQRQMMRRSLIGSKLRKMYRKQKSLRKKLFPWSYDWHRDQPHADERVVNPSVVVRRCKLGPVDHDAVLKAMSRALEATEEAYMEMVEKALDKNPELALMGSCVLVMLMKDQDVYVMNLGDSRVILAQDRLNDRHANQNLAKDDMRHRNRSRESLVRVELDRISEESPMHNPNSRVCNINKNRELSLCRLKMRAVQLSTDHSTSIEEEVLRIKAEHADDPQAVLNDRVKGQLKVTRAFGAGFLKKPKFNEALLEMFRIDYVGTSPYQ from the coding sequence ATGGGGAACAGTACTTCTCGGGTCGTTGGTTGCTTCGTGCCGCTAGGTAATGGAAAAGAGGGGGTCAATTTGGAGTTTTTAGAGCCCCTTGATGAAGGATTGGGCCATTCCTTCTGTTATGTTAGGCCTATGATTGTTGATTCCCCTGCCATAACCCCGTCAAATTCTGAAAGGTATACTGTAGATTCGTGCATCCTCGATTCGGAGACGCATAGCGGCTCCTTTAGGCAGGAGATAGTCGAGGATTTGGCTGCCGGGGTGCAGAGGGTCAACAAGAACTTCTCCGAGACTTTCTTTAAAACCATATCGGGGGCTTCGGTCAGCGCAAATGCCTCGACTGCTCGGACCGGCAATCCAAAGATGCTGCTCTCAGGCGATGCCCAGGAGCCGGCTGCTTCGTTCGAGAGCACGGCGTCCTTTGCTGCGATCCCTCTCCAGCCGGTGCCGCGCGGGTCTGGGCCATTGAATGGCTTCATGTCGGGACCCTTGGAGAGGGGATTTGCTTCAGGGCCTCTGGAGAGAGGGGCGGGTTTCATGTCAGGTCCTTTGGACAAGGCTGCTTTCATGTCCGGTCCTCTTGACAGTGCTGATAGGAGTAACTTCTCAGCTCCACTTGCTTATGGCCGGAGGAGGCCGGGATTTGGACGGCTCATGAGAAGCATGAGTCGGCCCATGAAGAGCGCACTCTCAAAGACTTTCACGAGGCGCTCTCAGGGTCATCCTGGATGGATGCAGCGGTTCCTCTTGCATCCGATGACGCAGCTGGTGTGGCATTCCAAGGAGGCAAAGTTTCGACCGGAAGCTCCACGGAGTTGTGTGGAGGTTGGGCCATCCGAACCCGAGTACAGCAATACACGTAATTTGCAGTGGGCTCATGGCAAGGCCGGAGAGGACAGGGTGCACGTTGTGCTGTCTGAAGAGCAAGGGTGGCTATTTGTTGGGATATATGATGGTTTCAGCGGCCCCGATGCACCTGATTTCTTGATGAGCAATCTGTATAAATCTATAGATAAAGAGTTGGAGGGATTGCTATGGGATTATGAAGACAAGCCTGGAAAAAGTGTACCTTCATCTGGTCTTATTGAAAATGATGGGGTTGGGGTTTCTTCGGAGTTTGTAAAGGAAGAATGTGTAGGTTCTCAGTTGCAGCATGATGATTTGGAAAAGCAAGGTGAAAATCCTTCTCAAGCACATGATGGATGCTCCAAAAAGCAGTGCAATGACGGAGTTGTACCTATCCAGTCAAACGAGGATGCAACTGGTTTGGAAACTACAGTGAAGAATGGGTCAGGTGAAGCATTCATGGAAGCTGATGAAATAGTAGAGGAAAAGGATGGATATAAGGACAATGGCTGGCTGCAAAGTGAAGCTGGCCAAGAGTGTAGCGCAAACATGGGTGACAGAAATTCAGAAACAGCAAGCCATGTCAATGCACCGGAGAGTGAAGCCTCCTGCGTTGCAGCAACCAAATTGGCAAGCCAATGCAGAAAAAGCAAGCGCCTTTATGAGCTGCTTCAGATGGAACTGCTGGAAGATTATGGTTCCAACGAGCCATGGTTGGGATCAGAAATTTGGAAGAAGAGGAGTTCCTGGGATTTGCAGTCAAGTGCCAGTGAAGACTTGAGTACCAGAGAAAGCTTACCAATGGCACAGCCTGTTTCTTGCTCTTCAAGTATCAAAGGAGAAAGTTCAGGTCATGTGGAAGATGCTGGCAGTCCAAGGGAAAGCGAGGGTGTTTTGGGGAAAGATTCCAGAGATTCAAAGCACAGATCCGTTGCTTCATTTTCTGCTCTGGGACAGAGGCAGATGATGAGGAGATCATTGATTGGGTCAAAATTGAGGAAAATGTACAGAAAGCAGAAGTCATTGCGTAAGAAACTTTTCCCCTGGAGTTATGATTGGCACAGAGATCAGCCCCATGCTGATGAGAGGGTAGTTAACCCGTCAGTAGTCGTTAGGAGATGCAAATTAGGGCCAGTGGATCATGATGCAGTGTTGAAGGCAATGTCACGGGCTCTTGAAGCAACAGAGGAAGCTTACATGGAAATGGTGGAAAAGGCGCTTGATAAAAATCCAGAGCTTGCACTGATGGGCTCATGTGTTCTTGTGATGTTGATGAAGGATCAGGATGTTTATGTCATGAACCTCGGTGACAGTCGTGTCATCTTGGCACAAGACAGGCTAAATGATCGCCATGCTAACCAAAATCTTGCAAAAGATGATATGAGGCACCGAAATCGGTCAAGGGAGTCACTTGTTCGTGTGGAGTTAGACAGGATCTCAGAGGAGTCTCCTATGCATAACCCCAACAGCCGTGTCTGCAACATTAACAAGAACAGGGAACTCTCTCTTTGCAGATTAAAGATGAGGGCTGTTCAGCTGTCTACTGACCACAGTACCAGCATCGAGGAG
- the LOC105035592 gene encoding pectin acetylesterase 12, translating into MKALLLLGVSVLVLVRSSSGFEWWNVSEVEAVTDGFVGGNPLFVGLTLIRGADAKGAVCTDGSLPGYHLHRGYGSGANSWLIQLEGGGWCSDIKTCVFRKTTRRGSSYHMERMIPFTGILSNKREENPGLFFNWNRVKVRYCDGASFLGEGYNAAAGLYFRGQRIWLAVMEDLMSKGMRYANQALLSGCSAGGLASILHCDEFRALFPRRTKVKCLGDAGMFLDAVDVAGGRTLRSFFGGVVNFQGAAKNLPRTCTSRMDATSCFFPQNIVANVRTPLFSLNTAYDVWQIQESLAPRTADPRGYWRECKMNYAKCDAYQIQVLQGFRNQMLNAVKGFSTYGQNGLFINSCFAHCQSERQDTWYSSNSPLIGNKRIATAVGDWYFDRSSIKSMDCPFPCDRTCHNLIFRRRH; encoded by the exons ATGAAAGCTCTCTTGCTTCTTGGGGTTTCTGTTCTGGTTCTCGTGAGGTCTTCTTCCGGCTTTGAGTGGTGGAATGTGAGCGAGGTGGAAGCTGTGACCGATGGATTTGTCGGCGGGAATCCTCTCTTTGTGGGTCTGACCCTCATTCGAGGTGCCGACGCTAAAGGAGCTG TGTGTACGGACGGGAGCTTACCGGGTTATCATCTACATCGTGGGTATGGATCAGGGGCAAACAGTTGGCTCATCCAATTAGAG GGAGGAGGCTGGTGCAGTGACATAAAAACATGTGTTTTCCGCAAGACAACTCGCCGTGGTTCATCATACCATATGGAGAGGATGATACCGTTCACTGGAATATTGAGTAACAAGCGTGAAGAAAATCCTGGTCT ATTTTTTAATTGGAACAGAGTCAAGGTTCGCTACTGTGATGGTGCATCATTTCTTGGTGAAGGTTATAATGCG GCTGCTGGCCTATATTTTCGAGGGCAGCGTATCTGGTTAGCAGTGATGGAAGATCTAATGTCAAAGGGAATGCGTTATGCCAACCAG GCCCTTCTTTCTGGTTGTTCTGCTGGGGGACTAGCATCCATTCTACACTGTGATGAATTTCGAGCATTATTTCCAAGAAGAACAAAAGTCAAGTGCCTTGGTGATGCCGGAATGTTTCTTGATGC AGTTGATGTAGCGGGTGGGCGAACCCTGAGATCCTTCTTTGGAGGTGTTGTGAACTTTCAG GGGGCGGCAAAGAACTTGCCAAGGACTTGTACTTCTCGCATGGATGCAACTTCG TGCTTCTTTCCACAGAACATTGTGGCCAATGTTCGGACCCCACTTTTTTCTTTGAATACAGCCTATGATGTATGGCAG ATTCAGGAAAGTTTAGCTCCCAGAACAGCTGATCCTCGTGGTTACTGGCGAGAATGTAAAATGAATTATGCAAAATGTGATGCATATCAAATCCAGGTTCTGCAAG GGTTCAGGAATCAAATGCTTAATGCTGTAAAAGGATTCTCCACGTACGGGCAAAATGGGTTATTTATAAATTCATGTTTTGCTCATTGCCAAAGTGAGAGGCAGGACACATGGTATTCAAGTAATTCTCCCCTTATCGGGAACAAG
- the LOC105035637 gene encoding protein phosphatase 2C 32 isoform X3, with protein sequence MGNSTSRVVGCFVPLGNGKEGVNLEFLEPLDEGLGHSFCYVRPMIVDSPAITPSNSERYTVDSCILDSETHSGSFRQEIVEDLAAGVQRVNKNFSETFFKTISGASVSANASTARTGNPKMLLSGDAQEPAASFESTASFAAIPLQPVPRGSGPLNGFMSGPLERGFASGPLERGAGFMSGPLDKAAFMSGPLDSADRSNFSAPLAYGRRRPGFGRLMRSMSRPMKSALSKTFTRRSQGHPGWMQRFLLHPMTQLVWHSKEAKFRPEAPRSCVEVGPSEPEYSNTRNLQWAHGKAGEDRVHVVLSEEQGWLFVGIYDGFSGPDAPDFLMSNLYKSIDKELEGLLWDYEDKPGKSVPSSGLIENDGVGVSSEFVKEECVGSQLQHDDLEKQGENPSQAHDGCSKKQCNDGVVPIQSNEDATGLETTVKNGSGEAFMEADEIVEEKDGYKDNGWLQSEAGQECSANMGDRNSETASHVNAPESEASCVAATKLASQCRKSKRLYELLQMELLEDYGSNEPWLGSEIWKKRSSWDLQSSASEDLSTRESLPMAQPVSCSSSIKGESSGHVEDAGSPRESEGVLGKDSRDSKHRSVASFSALGQRQMMRRSLIGSKLRKMYRKQKSLRKKLFPWSYDWHRDQPHADERVVNPSVVVRRCKLGPVDHDAVLKAMSRALEATEEAYMEMVEKALDKNPELALMGSCVLVMLMKDQDVYVMNLGDSRVILAQDRLNDRHANQNLAKDDMRHRNRSRESLVRVELDRISEESPMHNPNSRVCNINKNRELSLCRLKMRAVQLSTDHSTSIEEEVLRIKAEHADDPQAVLNDRVKGQLKVTRAFGAGFLKKRSCSSLNLLWRWCIDLGLCKVARNCSFWWFLLLEQ encoded by the coding sequence ATGGGGAACAGTACTTCTCGGGTCGTTGGTTGCTTCGTGCCGCTAGGTAATGGAAAAGAGGGGGTCAATTTGGAGTTTTTAGAGCCCCTTGATGAAGGATTGGGCCATTCCTTCTGTTATGTTAGGCCTATGATTGTTGATTCCCCTGCCATAACCCCGTCAAATTCTGAAAGGTATACTGTAGATTCGTGCATCCTCGATTCGGAGACGCATAGCGGCTCCTTTAGGCAGGAGATAGTCGAGGATTTGGCTGCCGGGGTGCAGAGGGTCAACAAGAACTTCTCCGAGACTTTCTTTAAAACCATATCGGGGGCTTCGGTCAGCGCAAATGCCTCGACTGCTCGGACCGGCAATCCAAAGATGCTGCTCTCAGGCGATGCCCAGGAGCCGGCTGCTTCGTTCGAGAGCACGGCGTCCTTTGCTGCGATCCCTCTCCAGCCGGTGCCGCGCGGGTCTGGGCCATTGAATGGCTTCATGTCGGGACCCTTGGAGAGGGGATTTGCTTCAGGGCCTCTGGAGAGAGGGGCGGGTTTCATGTCAGGTCCTTTGGACAAGGCTGCTTTCATGTCCGGTCCTCTTGACAGTGCTGATAGGAGTAACTTCTCAGCTCCACTTGCTTATGGCCGGAGGAGGCCGGGATTTGGACGGCTCATGAGAAGCATGAGTCGGCCCATGAAGAGCGCACTCTCAAAGACTTTCACGAGGCGCTCTCAGGGTCATCCTGGATGGATGCAGCGGTTCCTCTTGCATCCGATGACGCAGCTGGTGTGGCATTCCAAGGAGGCAAAGTTTCGACCGGAAGCTCCACGGAGTTGTGTGGAGGTTGGGCCATCCGAACCCGAGTACAGCAATACACGTAATTTGCAGTGGGCTCATGGCAAGGCCGGAGAGGACAGGGTGCACGTTGTGCTGTCTGAAGAGCAAGGGTGGCTATTTGTTGGGATATATGATGGTTTCAGCGGCCCCGATGCACCTGATTTCTTGATGAGCAATCTGTATAAATCTATAGATAAAGAGTTGGAGGGATTGCTATGGGATTATGAAGACAAGCCTGGAAAAAGTGTACCTTCATCTGGTCTTATTGAAAATGATGGGGTTGGGGTTTCTTCGGAGTTTGTAAAGGAAGAATGTGTAGGTTCTCAGTTGCAGCATGATGATTTGGAAAAGCAAGGTGAAAATCCTTCTCAAGCACATGATGGATGCTCCAAAAAGCAGTGCAATGACGGAGTTGTACCTATCCAGTCAAACGAGGATGCAACTGGTTTGGAAACTACAGTGAAGAATGGGTCAGGTGAAGCATTCATGGAAGCTGATGAAATAGTAGAGGAAAAGGATGGATATAAGGACAATGGCTGGCTGCAAAGTGAAGCTGGCCAAGAGTGTAGCGCAAACATGGGTGACAGAAATTCAGAAACAGCAAGCCATGTCAATGCACCGGAGAGTGAAGCCTCCTGCGTTGCAGCAACCAAATTGGCAAGCCAATGCAGAAAAAGCAAGCGCCTTTATGAGCTGCTTCAGATGGAACTGCTGGAAGATTATGGTTCCAACGAGCCATGGTTGGGATCAGAAATTTGGAAGAAGAGGAGTTCCTGGGATTTGCAGTCAAGTGCCAGTGAAGACTTGAGTACCAGAGAAAGCTTACCAATGGCACAGCCTGTTTCTTGCTCTTCAAGTATCAAAGGAGAAAGTTCAGGTCATGTGGAAGATGCTGGCAGTCCAAGGGAAAGCGAGGGTGTTTTGGGGAAAGATTCCAGAGATTCAAAGCACAGATCCGTTGCTTCATTTTCTGCTCTGGGACAGAGGCAGATGATGAGGAGATCATTGATTGGGTCAAAATTGAGGAAAATGTACAGAAAGCAGAAGTCATTGCGTAAGAAACTTTTCCCCTGGAGTTATGATTGGCACAGAGATCAGCCCCATGCTGATGAGAGGGTAGTTAACCCGTCAGTAGTCGTTAGGAGATGCAAATTAGGGCCAGTGGATCATGATGCAGTGTTGAAGGCAATGTCACGGGCTCTTGAAGCAACAGAGGAAGCTTACATGGAAATGGTGGAAAAGGCGCTTGATAAAAATCCAGAGCTTGCACTGATGGGCTCATGTGTTCTTGTGATGTTGATGAAGGATCAGGATGTTTATGTCATGAACCTCGGTGACAGTCGTGTCATCTTGGCACAAGACAGGCTAAATGATCGCCATGCTAACCAAAATCTTGCAAAAGATGATATGAGGCACCGAAATCGGTCAAGGGAGTCACTTGTTCGTGTGGAGTTAGACAGGATCTCAGAGGAGTCTCCTATGCATAACCCCAACAGCCGTGTCTGCAACATTAACAAGAACAGGGAACTCTCTCTTTGCAGATTAAAGATGAGGGCTGTTCAGCTGTCTACTGACCACAGTACCAGCATCGAGGAG